A window of Gambusia affinis linkage group LG03, SWU_Gaff_1.0, whole genome shotgun sequence contains these coding sequences:
- the LOC122827825 gene encoding ceramide transfer protein-like — protein MSEKSSSSGSDEDVDPESGQPVEFGGVLSKWTNYIHGWQDRWVVLKNNTLSYYKSEDEREYGCRGSLCLSKAVITPHEFDECRFDISVNDSVWYLRAEDPEHRQEWIESIELHKAESGYGSETSLRRHGSMLSLTSAASALSSTSTSSFKKGHRLREKLAEMETFRDILCRQVDTLQKYFDSCGDAVSKDEFQRDRVVEEDEDEFLTTTRPEGEHNHNNNGSKEKLFSPASPKVINGIDFKGEAITFKATTAGILSTLSHCIELMVKREDSWQKRLDKELEKRRRVEDAYRCAMNELKKKSHYGGPDYEEGPNSLINEDEFFDAVEAELDRQDKIEEQCQSEKVRTPRPPLVSPADVFSAISTHRFADKVEDMVQNHMTYSLQDVGGDANWQLVIEEGEMKVYRREVEENGIVLDPLKATHAVKGVTGHEVCHYFWDTDVRNDWETTIDNFNVVETLSDNAIIVYQTHKRVWPASQRDILYLSAIRKILATNENDPDTWLVCNFSVDHDKAPPTNRCVRAKINVAMICQTLVSPPEGDKEISRDNILCKITYVANVNPGGWAPASVLRAVAKREYPKFLKRFTSYVQEKTAGNPILF, from the exons ATGTCCGAGAAGAGTTCATCGTCCGGTTCGGATGAGGACGTGGACCCAGAATCCGGGCAGCCTGTGGAGTTCGGAGGAGTTTTAAGCAAA TGGACGAATTATATACACGGATGGCAGGACCGATGGGTTGTgctaaaaaacaacacactgaGTTACTACAAGTCGGAGGATGAACGGGAGTACGGCTGCAGAGGTTCCCTGTGCCTCAGCAAGGCTGTCATCACA CCTCACGAGTTTGACGAGTGCCGTTTTGACATCAGCGTGAATGACAGCGTTTGGTACCTCAGAGCAGAGGATCCTGAGCACAGGCAGGAGTGGATCGAGTCCATAGAGCTGCATAAG GCTGAGTCTGGATACGGTTCAGAAACGAGTCTGAGGCGTCATGGTTCCATGTTGTCTCTCACTTCAGCTGCTAGTGCCTTGTCTTCCACTTCCACATCCTCCTTCAAG AAGGGCCACAGGCTCCGCGAGAAGCTTGCAGAAATGGAAACTTTCCGGGACATTCTGTGCCGACAGGTGGACACTCTTCAAAAGTATTTTGACTCCTGTGGTGATGCggtttccaaagatgaatttcAGAGAGACAGAG TTgtggaggaagatgaagatgaattTCTGACCACTACAAGACCCGAAGGTGAACACAATCACAACAACAACGGCAGCAAAGAGAAAT TGTTTTCTCCGGCCAGTCCCAAAGTTATTAACGGGATTGACTTCAAGGGAGAAGCCATCACCTTTAAAGCCACCACTGCTGGCATCCTGTCCACTTTGTCTCACTGCATCGAGCTGATGGTCAAACGAGAAGACAGCTGGCAGAAGAGACTCGACAAG GAGttggagaagaggaggagggtaGAAGATGCCTACAGATGTGCAATGAACGAACTGAAGAAAAAGTCCCACTATGGAGGCCCAGACTATGAG GAGGGGCCCAACAGTTTGATCAATGAGGATGAATTTTTTGACGCGGTGGAAGCCGAGCTGGACCGACAGGATAAAATCGAAGAACAG TGCCAGTCGGAGAAAGTCAGGACACCGCGACCGCCTCTGGTTTCTCCTGCTGATGTCTTTTCCGCCATCAGTACACACCGATTTGCAGACAAG GTGGAGGACATGGTGCAGAATCATATGACTTATTCTCTTCAGGACGTGGGTGGAGATGCCAACTGGCAGCTGGTAATAGAAGAAGGAGAGATGAAG GTTTACAGGAGAGAAGTGGAGGAGAACGGCATCGTCCTGGATCCTCTTAAAGCGACTCACGCTGTCAAAGGCGTAACGGGACACGAGGTCTGCCACTACTTCTGGGACACAGACGTTCGAAATGACTGGGAAA CCACCATTGACAATTTCAACGTTGTGGAAACACTGTCCGATAATGCCATCATTGTTTACCAAACGCACAAG AGAGTGTGGCCCGCCTCTCAGAGGGACATTCTCTATCTGTCGGCCATCAGGAAGATTCTGGCGACAAACGAAAACGATCCTGACACATGGCTGGTGTGCAACTTCTCTGTCGACCATGACAAGGCTCCA CCCACAAACCGGTGTGTTCGTGCCAAAATCAATGTGGCCATGATCTGCCAAACGCTGGTCAGCCCACCAGAGGGCGACAAAGAGATAAGCAGAGACAACATCCTCTGTAAGATCACATATGTTGCCAATG TAAACCCTGGAGGCTGGGCTCCTGCTTCAGTCCTGAGAGCCGTCGCCAAGAGAGAGTATCCCAAGTTCCTCAAACGTTTCACCTCCTACGTTCAGGAAAAAACAGCTGGGAACCCCATCCTCTTCTGA
- the polk gene encoding DNA polymerase kappa, translated as MENGGGSTEEKSLLSRMALNDNKAGMEGLDRDKINRIIMEASKGSRFYENEMKKEQQMNQRIEKMMHQKAQITEQLLQKAQAQVEKMASDLEESRDLSRVIVHVDMDAFYAAVEMRDCPELKDKPMAVGSMSMLSTSNYHARKYGVRAAMPGFIAKKLCPNLVIVPHNFDKYRAVSEEIREIFAEYDPNFQPMSLDEAYLDFTDHLEQRQSWPESSRTHHYRSRSNTPADMQIQSDQTEEEADLSPVLFEDSPVSSEGDAGGPFEQFGTSVEEAVREMRFRIEQKTTLTASAGIAPNMMLAKVCSDKNKPNGQYRLPPTREAVMDFIQKLPVRKVCGIGKVSEKMLNALGITTCSDLSRQMALLSLLFSETSWHHFIQISLGLSSTRIPRQEERKSMSTERTFKELSKPEEQFSLCRELCDDLAEDLKKEALKGKTVTLKIKNVNFEVKTRAQTLPYAVATVEDIFAVAKDLLKMEIENESPQPLRLRLMGVRISAFVSSDDKTPTQKSIISFLQPGMTDRGRSSPIMNQKTEVGNLCNHSVQTSQLVDDPPVQNGQKQNKVFWRNKQRPTGEEPQQSFFQRAHAKRLELQAAKPSPPDEGCDGYVPMVTSNNGTESFKQANTDNCTVQDLCENELASPVQPHASTSGCGTLTESFTCPVCFTKVKTTDLDVFNRHIDSCLSDAARRENEASGSESDLDPESVLVTQKEKPCDLKNEASPSSGELDLRRILPQEGQQTFKNNLVSLIKVDKKPVALQQQSSLSRSPLLTCPVCQRTQDTDDLAIFNHHVDLCLNQEVLHELGGQTAFTGKPSAVKNSFSVDCGHPLPRQASKGKSKRRDTPSSPPSKKAKSLGLCNTIDKFFR; from the exons ATGGAGAATGGAGGTGGATCTACTGAAGAGAAGAGCCTCCTGTCCAGAATGGCGCTCAATGACAACAAGGCTGGGATGGAGGGACTTGACAGGGACAAGATCAACAGGATCATTATGGAGGCATCAAAG GGATCCAGATTTTATGAAAACGAGATGaagaaagagcagcagatgaACCAGCGAATTGAGAAAATGATGCACCAGAAGGCTCAGATCACAGAGCAACTCCTACAGAAAGCACAAGCACAG GTGGAAAAGATGGCCTCTGACCTTGAGGAAAGTCGTGATCTGAGCAGAGTAATTGTGCATGTGGACATGGATGCCTTCTACGCGGCTGTAGAGATGAGAGACTGCCCCGAGCTGAAGGACAAACCCATGGCTGTAGGATCTATGAGCATGCTG tcaacATCAAATTATCATGCCAGGAAATATGGAGTCCGTGCAGCCATGCCTGGCTTCATTGCAAAGAAACTCTGCCCCAACCTGGTCATCGTTCCTCATAACTTTGACAAATACAGAGCTGTGAGTGAGGAG ATTAGGGAGATTTTTGCTGAATACGATCCTAACTTTCAGCCAATGAGCCTGGATGAAGCCTACTTAGATTTTACAGATCACCTGGAGCAGAGACAGAGTTGGCCAGAGTCCTCACGTACTCACCACTACAGATCCAGGAGCAACACGCCAG CTGACATGCAGATCCAGTCTGATCAGACAGAAGAAGAGGCAGACCTCTCCCCAGTCCTGTTTGAGGACAGTCCGGTCTCCTCCGAAGGGGACGCTGGTGGACCCTTCGAACAGTTTGGGACATCTGTTGAGGAGGCCGTCAGAGAAATGCGCTTCCGCATTGAGCAGAAGACTACGTTGACAGCCAGCGCAG GAATTGCTCCAAACATGATGCTTGCCAAGGTGTGCAGCGACAAGAACAAGCCGAACGGACAGTACAGGCTGCCCCCCACCAGAGAGGCCGTCATGGACTTCATCCAGAAACTTCCTGTTCGAAAA GTTTGTGGCATTGGGAAGGTGAGTGAGAAAATGCTGAACGCGCTGGGCATCACCACCTGTTCAGATCTCAGCAGGCAGATGGCGCTGCTGTCCTTGTTGTTCTCCGAGACGTCTTGGCATCACTTCATCCAGATTTCTCTGGGCTTGAGCTCCACACGTATACCCAG acaagaagaaagaaaaagcatgaGCACCGAAAG gacatttaaagaactgagTAAACCTGAGGAGCAGTTTTCTTTATGCAGAGAGCTGTGTGATGATCTGGCAGAAGACTTAAAGAAAGAAGCCCTGAAG gGTAAGACGGTGACTCTGAAGATCAAGAACGTGAACTTTGAGGTGAAAACCAGAGCACAGACGCTCCCGTACGCCGTGGCCACAGTGGAGGACATCTTTGCTGTCGCTAAAGACTTACTGAAAatggaaatagaaaatgaaagcCCCCAGCCGCTCCGACTGAGACTCATGG GTGTTCGAATATCTGCCTTCGTTAGTTCAGATGACAAAACACCGACGCAGAAAAGCATCATTAGCTTTCTTCAACCGGGCATGACAGACCGTGGTCGCTCTTCCCCAATAATGAATCAAAAGACGGAAGTTGGGAACTTGTGCAATCACTCAGTCCAAACCTCACAGCTTGTAGATGATCCCCCCGTACAGAATggccagaaacaaaacaaggtttttTGGAGGAATAAGCAGAGGCCCACCGGTGAGGAACCACAGCAGTCTTTCTTTCAAAGAGCTCATGCCAAAAGACTAGAACTCCAGGCTGCAAAGCCAAGTCCACCGGATGAAGGATGTGACGGATATGTTCCCATGGTTACCTCTAACAATGGTACAGAGTCAttcaaacaagcaaacacaGACAACTGCACCGTTCAGGATCTTTGTGAAAATGAATTGGCTTCACCCGTGCAACCTCATGCATCCACGTCAGGCTGTGGGACTCTCACAGAAAGCTTCACATGTCCCGTGTGCTTCACAAAAGTGAAAACAACCGATCTGGATGTCTTCAACAGGCACATAGACTCGTGCCTCAGTGATGCTGCGAGGAGGGAAAACGAAGCCTCAGGCTCAGAGTCAGATCTGGATCCAGAATCTGTACTTGTGACCCAAAAGGAGAAGCCGTGTGACCTTAAAAACGAGGCGTCGCCAAGCAGTGGAGAGTTGGACTTACGCAGAATATTACCTCAAGAAGGCCAACAAACGTTCAAGAACAATTTGGTTTCACTGATTAAAGTTGACAAGAAGCCTGTGGCGTTACAGCAGCAGTCATCCCTCAGTAGAAGTCCTCTTCTGACTTGCCCCGTATGTCAGCGGACCCAAGACACGGACGACCTCGCCATCTTCAACCACCATGTTGATCTCTGTCTCAACCAGGAGGTCCTACATGAACTCGGAGGACAGACGGCCTTTACTGGAAAACCATCTGCCGTTAAAAATAGCTTCAGCGTAG ACTGTGGACATCCTCTGCCAAGACAAGCAAGTAAAGGCAAAAGCAAACG ACGAGACACGCCGTCCTCTCCTCCATCTAAAAAAGCCAAAAGCCTCGGACTTTGCAACACCATCGACaagttcttcaggtga
- the ankdd1b gene encoding ankyrin repeat and death domain-containing protein 1A isoform X1, whose protein sequence is MERRVLSLRKKIKGNCPKQEKLDLPKWMQRDNFRGQRKHSDRETEDESFDTTEMLLDTEKQFMEAAKRNDLKTMKYLGKSLNVNAKNVHHRTALHYAVAGKNKEATQFLLQRRVKVDQKDKYGMAPIHLAAWFGTLEILKLLVQAGAEQKVENEEGLNIMHCAAINNHTEIVEYIINDMQMKELNKEDQSGHHPFALAAEHGSIEMLKILMEPYNMATMKPNKRGDTPLHLAARNGHLDAVQLLLRSFDSRDEVNMDGETALYQAADSSQEECVLALLEAGCDPNILTVAKCSALHPVSESGDSSLVQLLLKYNAHTDVQNQQLEAPLHLAVKNGHIPVIHSLVAAGCNINAADKRLQTALHLSAELGRTEVVEMLLKAGVDLEIRDRQGKTALGVAARANEVIIVDMIIKAERYYNWRKANPELNESVHSEHPLTFKLDHRNETKQLRSTAWRLAYELLKPGDWKRLAKNWAFTKEQVAAIEDQWTGQHSYREHGHRMLLIWLHREELAQTNPSKQLYQELILTGNRKAADKIRTEAENTGKSCCIS, encoded by the exons ATGGAGAGAAGAGTTTTGTCTCTGAGGAAGAAGATAAAGGGTAATTGTCCCAAGCAGGAAAAGCTGGACCTCCCAAAGTGGATGCAACGGGATAATTTCAGGGGACAGAGAAAACACTCAGACAGAGAGACTGAGGATGAGAGTTTTGACACCACTGAGATGT TACTCGACACCGAGAAGCAGTTTATGGAAGCAGCAAAGAGGAATGATCTGAAAACCATGAAGTATCTTGGAAAAAGTCTGAACGTCAACGCAAAGAACGTG CACCACAGGACAGCCCTTCACTACGCAGTAGCAGGCAAAAACAAGGAAGCAACTCAGTTCCTTCTGCAGCGCAGGGTCAAAGTGGACCAAAAAGACAag TATGGCATGGCACCCATTCATCTAGCTGCCTGGTTTGGCACCTTGGAGATCCTGAAATTACTGGTGCAGGCTGGTGCTGAGCAGAAGGTTgaaaatgag gaaGGACTGAACATCATGCACTGCGCTGCCATCAACAACCACACTGAAATTGTAGAGTATATTATCAATGATATGCAGATGAAAGAATTAAACAAGGAAGATCAG TCAGGACATCATCCATTTGCACTGGCAGCAGAACATGGGAgcattgaaatgttaaaaatactgATGGAGCCATACAACATGGCCACAATGAAGCCCAACAAG AGAGGGGACACGCCCCTGCACTTAGCTGCCAGGAACGGCCACTTGGACGccgtccagctgctgctgcggaGCTTTGATTCTCGGGATGAAGTCAATATG GACGGTGAGACGGCTTTGTACCAGGCGGCAGATAGCAGTCAGGAAGAATGTGTCCTGGCCCTGCTAGAGGCTGGCTGTGACCCCAACATCCTCACAGTG GCCAAATGCAGTGCCCTCCATCCAGTCTCAGAAAGCGGAGACTCGTCTCTTGTCCAACTCCTTTTAAAGTACAACGCCCATACAGATGTTCAAAACCAG CAGCTGGAGGCTCCTCTCCATCTGGCAGTGAAGAACGGTCACATCCCTGTTATCCATTCTCTTGTAGCAGCAGGCTGCAACATTAATGCAGCCGACAAG AGACTCCAGACTGCTCTGCACCTCTCAGCGGAGCTCGGCAGGACTGAAGTGGTGGAAATGCTCCTAAAAGCTGGTGTGGATCTAGAAATCCGGGACAGA CAGGGTAAAACTGCACTGGGTGTGGCAGCCAGAGCAAATGAGGTGATCATTGTGGACATGATCATTAAAGCAGAAAGATACTACAACTGGAGAAag GCCAACCCTGAGCTTAATGAAAGCGTTCACAGTGAGCATCCGCTAACGTTTAAACTTGACCACCGGAATGAAACCAAGCAGCTCCGTTCTACTGCCTGGCGCCTAGCGTACGAGCTCCTGAAGCCCGGAGACTGGAAAAGACTGGCAAAGAACTGGGCCTTCACTAAGGAGCAAGTGGCTGCTATTGAGGATCAGTGGACAG GTCAGCACAGTTATAGAGAGCACGGTCACAGGATGCTGCTGATCTGGCTCCACAGGGAGGAGCTCGCTCAGACGAATCCTTCCAAACAACTCTACCAGGAACTCATCCTCACTGGGAACAGGAAGGCTGCTG ATAAGATTCGGACGGAGGCAGAGAACACCGGCAAGAGTTGCTGCATTTCATga
- the ankdd1b gene encoding ankyrin repeat and death domain-containing protein 1A isoform X2, whose protein sequence is MERRVLSLRKKIKGNCPKQEKLDLPKWMQRDNFRGQRKHSDRETEDESFDTTEMLLDTEKQFMEAAKRNDLKTMKYLGKSLNVNAKNVHHRTALHYAVAGKNKEATQFLLQRRVKVDQKDKYGMAPIHLAAWFGTLEILKLLVQAGAEQKVENEEGLNIMHCAAINNHTEIVEYIINDMQMKELNKEDQSGHHPFALAAEHGSIEMLKILMEPYNMATMKPNKRGDTPLHLAARNGHLDAVQLLLRSFDSRDEVNMDGETALYQAADSSQEECVLALLEAGCDPNILTVAKCSALHPVSESGDSSLVQLLLKYNAHTDVQNQLEAPLHLAVKNGHIPVIHSLVAAGCNINAADKRLQTALHLSAELGRTEVVEMLLKAGVDLEIRDRQGKTALGVAARANEVIIVDMIIKAERYYNWRKANPELNESVHSEHPLTFKLDHRNETKQLRSTAWRLAYELLKPGDWKRLAKNWAFTKEQVAAIEDQWTGQHSYREHGHRMLLIWLHREELAQTNPSKQLYQELILTGNRKAADKIRTEAENTGKSCCIS, encoded by the exons ATGGAGAGAAGAGTTTTGTCTCTGAGGAAGAAGATAAAGGGTAATTGTCCCAAGCAGGAAAAGCTGGACCTCCCAAAGTGGATGCAACGGGATAATTTCAGGGGACAGAGAAAACACTCAGACAGAGAGACTGAGGATGAGAGTTTTGACACCACTGAGATGT TACTCGACACCGAGAAGCAGTTTATGGAAGCAGCAAAGAGGAATGATCTGAAAACCATGAAGTATCTTGGAAAAAGTCTGAACGTCAACGCAAAGAACGTG CACCACAGGACAGCCCTTCACTACGCAGTAGCAGGCAAAAACAAGGAAGCAACTCAGTTCCTTCTGCAGCGCAGGGTCAAAGTGGACCAAAAAGACAag TATGGCATGGCACCCATTCATCTAGCTGCCTGGTTTGGCACCTTGGAGATCCTGAAATTACTGGTGCAGGCTGGTGCTGAGCAGAAGGTTgaaaatgag gaaGGACTGAACATCATGCACTGCGCTGCCATCAACAACCACACTGAAATTGTAGAGTATATTATCAATGATATGCAGATGAAAGAATTAAACAAGGAAGATCAG TCAGGACATCATCCATTTGCACTGGCAGCAGAACATGGGAgcattgaaatgttaaaaatactgATGGAGCCATACAACATGGCCACAATGAAGCCCAACAAG AGAGGGGACACGCCCCTGCACTTAGCTGCCAGGAACGGCCACTTGGACGccgtccagctgctgctgcggaGCTTTGATTCTCGGGATGAAGTCAATATG GACGGTGAGACGGCTTTGTACCAGGCGGCAGATAGCAGTCAGGAAGAATGTGTCCTGGCCCTGCTAGAGGCTGGCTGTGACCCCAACATCCTCACAGTG GCCAAATGCAGTGCCCTCCATCCAGTCTCAGAAAGCGGAGACTCGTCTCTTGTCCAACTCCTTTTAAAGTACAACGCCCATACAGATGTTCAAAACCAG CTGGAGGCTCCTCTCCATCTGGCAGTGAAGAACGGTCACATCCCTGTTATCCATTCTCTTGTAGCAGCAGGCTGCAACATTAATGCAGCCGACAAG AGACTCCAGACTGCTCTGCACCTCTCAGCGGAGCTCGGCAGGACTGAAGTGGTGGAAATGCTCCTAAAAGCTGGTGTGGATCTAGAAATCCGGGACAGA CAGGGTAAAACTGCACTGGGTGTGGCAGCCAGAGCAAATGAGGTGATCATTGTGGACATGATCATTAAAGCAGAAAGATACTACAACTGGAGAAag GCCAACCCTGAGCTTAATGAAAGCGTTCACAGTGAGCATCCGCTAACGTTTAAACTTGACCACCGGAATGAAACCAAGCAGCTCCGTTCTACTGCCTGGCGCCTAGCGTACGAGCTCCTGAAGCCCGGAGACTGGAAAAGACTGGCAAAGAACTGGGCCTTCACTAAGGAGCAAGTGGCTGCTATTGAGGATCAGTGGACAG GTCAGCACAGTTATAGAGAGCACGGTCACAGGATGCTGCTGATCTGGCTCCACAGGGAGGAGCTCGCTCAGACGAATCCTTCCAAACAACTCTACCAGGAACTCATCCTCACTGGGAACAGGAAGGCTGCTG ATAAGATTCGGACGGAGGCAGAGAACACCGGCAAGAGTTGCTGCATTTCATga